One Oryzomonas sagensis DNA segment encodes these proteins:
- the lpxB gene encoding lipid-A-disaccharide synthase: MTPATARRNIMIVAGEASGDIYGADLAREALKLDPSLHFFGIGGARMREAGVETLVDSADMAVVGLVEVLKHFDVISGAFLKLKKALSTDRPDLLILIDYPGFNLRLAKAARKAGVKVLYYISPQIWAWRQGRVKKMARLVDHMAVILPFEAPFYERAGIPVSFVGHPMTDLVKVRGERDDAAASFGLDPGRRIVGLFPGSRRNEIERLLPVITGAAVLLKRRFPDIQFVLPLASTLRDADIVPQLTAAGLEVTISRERIHDLIRACDAVISVSGTVTLEIALVGTPMVIIYKLSPLTYQLAKRLVKVDKIGLCNIVAGEIVVRELIQHEANPAMIADEIGSILTDAGYAGTIREKLAAIRERLGGGGASANVARLILATMEDQ, translated from the coding sequence ATTACTCCAGCTACGGCACGGCGGAATATCATGATCGTGGCGGGCGAGGCCTCCGGTGACATTTACGGTGCCGACCTGGCCCGGGAAGCGCTCAAGCTGGATCCGTCCCTGCACTTTTTCGGCATCGGTGGAGCGCGCATGCGCGAGGCGGGGGTCGAGACCCTGGTGGATTCTGCCGATATGGCCGTGGTGGGGCTGGTGGAGGTGCTCAAGCATTTCGACGTCATCTCGGGCGCCTTCCTCAAACTGAAAAAGGCCCTGTCCACCGACCGGCCCGACCTGCTGATTCTGATCGATTACCCCGGATTCAACCTGCGCCTGGCCAAGGCGGCCCGCAAGGCCGGCGTCAAGGTACTCTACTACATCAGCCCGCAGATATGGGCCTGGCGCCAGGGACGGGTAAAAAAAATGGCGCGGCTGGTGGATCACATGGCGGTGATCCTCCCCTTTGAAGCCCCGTTTTACGAACGGGCCGGCATCCCGGTTTCTTTCGTGGGGCATCCCATGACCGACCTGGTCAAGGTCCGTGGGGAGCGGGACGATGCAGCCGCAAGTTTCGGGCTCGACCCCGGGCGCAGGATCGTCGGGCTCTTCCCCGGCAGCCGCCGGAACGAGATCGAACGTCTCCTGCCGGTAATCACCGGAGCTGCCGTCTTGCTGAAGAGGCGCTTCCCCGATATTCAGTTTGTACTTCCCCTGGCCTCTACGCTGCGCGATGCTGACATAGTACCGCAACTTACGGCGGCCGGCCTTGAGGTCACCATCAGCCGCGAGCGAATTCATGACCTGATCCGGGCCTGCGACGCCGTCATCTCCGTTTCCGGCACAGTCACTCTGGAAATAGCCCTGGTGGGCACCCCCATGGTGATCATCTACAAGCTCTCGCCCCTCACCTACCAACTGGCGAAACGCCTGGTGAAGGTTGATAAAATCGGCCTCTGCAACATTGTCGCCGGGGAAATCGTGGTTCGGGAACTCATTCAGCACGAGGCCAACCCGGCCATGATCGCGGACGAGATCGGCTCGATCCTGACGGATGCGGGCTATGCCGGGACAATAAGGGAGAAGCTGGCAGCCATCCGGGAGAGGCTGGGCGGCGGCGGCGCATCCGCAAATGTGGCGCGACTGATACTGGCAACAATGGAAGATCAATGA
- a CDS encoding DegT/DnrJ/EryC1/StrS family aminotransferase, whose translation MIPMVDLKTQYHTLKAEIDTAVLAALESTQFILGPNVTALEQEAAAYLGAPHAVTCASGTDALHLAILAAGIGPGDEVITSPFTFIATAEAVCYAGATPVFADIDPQTFNLDPAMVEKAITPRTKAIIPVHLFGQPADMAAFTAICKKHNLLLIEDCAQSFGAAVDGRMTGTMGLLGCFSFFPSKNLGCYGDGGMVTCATAELAEQVKVLRNHGSRVRYHHSMIGFNSRLDDIQAAILRVKLKRIDEFNTGRRRVAQLYSSLLADVATVPHEDGKGRHVYHQYTILTDRRDAVMAKLSERQIASAVYYPIPLHKQDVFAQACAGLSLPVAEKVAANCMSLPVYPEIPDASVRLVAETVKEVLVG comes from the coding sequence ATGATACCGATGGTAGACCTCAAAACGCAATATCACACACTGAAAGCGGAGATCGATACGGCGGTTCTCGCCGCTTTGGAGAGCACCCAGTTCATTCTGGGCCCCAACGTGACCGCGCTGGAACAGGAGGCTGCGGCATACCTGGGCGCCCCCCATGCCGTCACCTGCGCATCGGGCACCGACGCCCTGCACCTGGCGATCCTGGCGGCCGGCATCGGCCCCGGGGATGAGGTCATCACCTCTCCGTTCACCTTTATCGCCACGGCCGAGGCCGTCTGCTACGCCGGGGCCACCCCGGTCTTCGCGGACATCGATCCCCAAACCTTCAACCTCGATCCGGCCATGGTCGAAAAGGCCATCACCCCCCGCACCAAAGCGATCATCCCGGTGCACCTCTTCGGCCAGCCGGCCGACATGGCTGCCTTTACGGCCATCTGTAAAAAACACAACCTGCTCCTGATCGAAGATTGCGCCCAGTCCTTCGGCGCCGCGGTCGATGGCCGCATGACCGGTACCATGGGGCTCTTGGGCTGTTTCAGCTTCTTCCCCAGCAAAAATCTGGGATGCTACGGCGACGGCGGCATGGTCACCTGTGCCACGGCCGAGTTGGCCGAACAGGTCAAGGTGCTGCGTAACCACGGCAGCCGGGTCCGCTACCACCACAGCATGATCGGTTTCAACAGCCGCCTCGACGACATCCAGGCCGCCATTCTGCGGGTGAAGCTCAAGCGGATCGACGAATTCAACACCGGCCGCCGCCGCGTTGCGCAGCTTTATTCCTCCTTGCTGGCCGACGTGGCGACCGTTCCCCACGAGGATGGCAAGGGACGGCACGTCTATCACCAATACACGATCCTTACCGACCGGCGCGACGCCGTCATGGCCAAACTCTCCGAACGGCAGATCGCCTCGGCCGTCTATTACCCCATTCCGCTCCACAAACAGGACGTCTTTGCCCAGGCCTGCGCAGGTCTGAGCCTGCCGGTGGCCGAAAAGGTCGCCGCCAACTGCATGTCGCTCCCCGTGTATCCCGAAATACCCGACGCATCGGTGCGCTTGGTAGCGGAAACCGTCAAAGAGGTACTGGTTGGATAA
- a CDS encoding Gfo/Idh/MocA family protein, translating into MSALRTAVIGVGYLGNFHAQKYAAIPDVELVGVVDSDPKRAAEIAAALGTTAYSDHHALIGKVDAVSVVVPTQYHHTVARDFLAAGVHVLIEKPITVTTAEADELIALAESRKLVFQVGHLERFNPVLVALGDILHEPLFIESVRIAPFKPRGTDVNVVLDLMIHDIDIIQHIVGSPVEHIDAIGAPVFTGEEDIANARIVFKNGCVANVTASRISLKSERKMRIFQRDAYITLDFQNRKLLVAQKGSGELFPGIPNVKVVERELGQADALKNEIESFIEAIREGKQPQVSGREGKMALETALKINVSLKRTHP; encoded by the coding sequence ATGAGCGCCTTGAGGACGGCCGTCATAGGCGTGGGCTACCTGGGTAACTTCCATGCCCAGAAGTACGCCGCCATCCCCGATGTGGAACTGGTCGGCGTGGTGGACAGCGATCCGAAGCGGGCGGCCGAGATTGCAGCGGCGCTGGGGACGACCGCCTACAGCGATCATCATGCCCTGATCGGCAAGGTGGATGCGGTCAGTGTGGTGGTGCCAACCCAGTATCACCACACCGTAGCCCGTGATTTCCTGGCAGCCGGGGTCCACGTGCTGATCGAGAAGCCGATCACCGTCACCACGGCCGAGGCCGACGAGTTGATCGCCCTCGCCGAGTCGCGCAAACTGGTCTTCCAGGTCGGCCACCTGGAACGTTTCAACCCGGTCCTGGTGGCGTTGGGTGACATCCTCCATGAACCGCTCTTCATCGAGTCGGTGCGCATCGCCCCCTTCAAGCCGCGGGGGACGGACGTGAACGTGGTCCTGGACCTGATGATCCACGACATCGACATCATCCAGCACATCGTCGGGTCCCCGGTTGAGCACATCGATGCCATTGGTGCGCCGGTCTTTACCGGCGAGGAGGACATCGCCAACGCCCGGATCGTTTTCAAAAACGGCTGCGTCGCCAACGTTACCGCCAGCCGTATCAGCCTGAAGAGCGAACGCAAGATGCGCATATTCCAGCGCGATGCCTACATCACCCTGGACTTTCAGAACCGCAAGCTGCTGGTGGCCCAGAAGGGGAGCGGCGAGTTGTTTCCTGGCATCCCCAATGTTAAGGTCGTCGAGCGGGAACTGGGGCAGGCCGATGCGCTCAAAAACGAGATTGAATCGTTCATCGAGGCCATCAGGGAAGGAAAACAGCCCCAGGTGAGCGGCAGGGAAGGGAAAATGGCGCTGGAAACGGCACTCAAAATCAACGTTAGCCTGAAAAGGACACACCCATGA
- the lpxA gene encoding acyl-ACP--UDP-N-acetylglucosamine O-acyltransferase, producing the protein MIHSSAIIEPSAQLASDVEIGPYAIIGKQVTIGKGTKIGAHAVIGDWTEIGENNQIFHQTSVGAPPQDLKYRGEETWTRIGDNNMIREFATIHRGTVSGHGETVVGNGNLFMAYSHVAHDCRIGNNVVMANVATLAGHVTVEDHVILGGLVAIHQFVTVGAHVMIGGGTLVGLDIPPYMIATSGKRDAKLRGLNLIGLKRRGFSDEAIGSLKKAYKTLFMAGLKLPDAISRIRAEVKECPEVDYLLAFIERSERGICRG; encoded by the coding sequence ATGATACACTCAAGCGCAATAATCGAACCGAGCGCACAGCTGGCGTCCGACGTCGAGATAGGCCCCTATGCGATCATCGGCAAACAGGTAACCATCGGCAAGGGCACCAAGATCGGCGCCCATGCCGTGATCGGCGACTGGACGGAGATCGGCGAAAACAACCAGATCTTCCACCAGACCTCGGTCGGCGCCCCCCCGCAGGACCTGAAATACCGGGGTGAAGAGACCTGGACCCGCATCGGCGACAACAACATGATCCGGGAATTCGCCACGATCCACCGCGGCACGGTCTCCGGCCACGGCGAGACCGTGGTCGGAAACGGCAACCTCTTCATGGCCTACTCCCATGTGGCCCACGACTGCCGCATCGGCAACAACGTGGTCATGGCCAACGTGGCAACCCTGGCCGGGCATGTCACGGTGGAGGACCACGTCATCCTGGGCGGCTTGGTGGCGATACATCAATTCGTCACGGTCGGCGCCCACGTCATGATCGGCGGCGGCACCCTGGTCGGCCTGGACATCCCGCCGTACATGATCGCCACCTCGGGCAAACGCGACGCCAAGCTGCGGGGGCTGAACCTGATCGGCCTGAAACGGCGCGGGTTCTCGGACGAGGCGATCGGCAGCCTGAAAAAGGCCTACAAAACCCTGTTCATGGCCGGTCTGAAACTCCCCGACGCCATCAGCCGCATCAGGGCCGAGGTCAAGGAATGCCCGGAGGTTGACTACCTGCTGGCCTTCATCGAACGCTCCGAACGGGGGATCTGCCGCGGATGA